From a region of the Mycolicibacterium sp. MU0050 genome:
- a CDS encoding DDE-type integrase/transposase/recombinase, giving the protein MSLEEHKRRERAQAIGLFRYQLICPALDEGLSTRQRGRLVREIAERRHIDPFGTQVQIARATLDRWIRRYRAGGFEALVPEPRRLATRTDVGVLELAASLKRENPSRTTAQVARILRTATGWAPSESTLLRHFHRCELMGPAAGGAREVFGRFEAADPNELWVGDALHGPRVGDRKTYLFAFLDDHSRLVVGHRFGFAEDTVRLAAALKPALAARGVPASIYVDNGSAFVDAWLLRACAKLGIRLVHSAPGRPQGRGKIERFFRTVRGQFLVEVTDTTTEDLAAAGVDHTGALLELNRLFMAWVETEYHRRTHTETGQSPLERWDTGWDRLGHTPELPTAADLTEAFLWSEFRVVTKTATVSLHSNTYQVDPALAGRRVELVFSPFDLQTVEVRHRDQSFGAATPHTISRHAHPKARPETVETPPATTGIDYLALTAAAHHEQLREDERIGYHALYGTDSDDDQVAAQLSITDLAPTEDEFEDGVSA; this is encoded by the coding sequence GTGTCATTGGAGGAGCACAAGCGTCGGGAGCGGGCCCAGGCGATCGGACTGTTCCGGTATCAGCTGATCTGCCCGGCGCTGGACGAGGGGTTATCGACCCGCCAACGGGGTCGGCTGGTCCGCGAGATCGCCGAACGTCGCCATATCGACCCGTTCGGCACCCAGGTCCAGATCGCGCGAGCCACCCTGGACCGTTGGATCCGTCGCTACCGGGCCGGCGGGTTCGAAGCGTTGGTGCCCGAGCCGCGCCGGCTGGCCACCCGCACCGATGTCGGGGTGCTGGAGCTGGCCGCCTCGTTGAAGCGGGAGAATCCGTCACGCACCACCGCCCAGGTGGCCCGCATCCTGCGCACCGCGACCGGATGGGCACCCTCGGAATCGACCCTGCTGCGCCATTTCCATCGCTGCGAGCTGATGGGCCCGGCCGCCGGTGGCGCCAGGGAGGTGTTCGGCCGGTTCGAAGCCGCCGACCCCAACGAACTGTGGGTCGGCGACGCTCTGCACGGTCCGCGGGTCGGTGACCGCAAGACCTACCTGTTCGCCTTCCTCGACGACCATTCTCGGTTGGTGGTCGGTCACCGGTTCGGGTTCGCCGAGGACACCGTGCGTCTGGCGGCCGCGCTCAAACCCGCGCTGGCCGCCCGCGGCGTGCCAGCCTCGATTTATGTCGACAATGGTTCGGCGTTCGTCGATGCCTGGCTGCTGCGGGCGTGCGCGAAACTCGGTATCCGACTGGTACATTCGGCGCCCGGGCGCCCGCAGGGACGGGGCAAGATCGAACGGTTCTTCCGCACCGTGCGTGGGCAGTTCCTCGTTGAGGTCACCGACACCACCACCGAGGACCTCGCCGCCGCCGGGGTCGACCACACCGGTGCGCTGTTGGAGCTCAACCGGCTGTTCATGGCCTGGGTCGAGACCGAATACCACCGCCGCACCCATACCGAGACCGGGCAATCCCCACTGGAGCGCTGGGACACCGGCTGGGACCGCCTTGGTCACACTCCGGAGTTGCCGACGGCGGCGGATCTGACCGAGGCGTTCTTGTGGTCGGAATTTCGGGTGGTGACCAAGACCGCCACCGTCTCCCTGCATTCCAACACCTACCAGGTCGACCCCGCCCTGGCCGGGCGCCGCGTGGAGCTGGTGTTCTCCCCGTTCGACCTGCAGACCGTCGAGGTCCGCCACCGCGACCAGAGTTTCGGTGCCGCGACACCGCACACCATCAGCCGCCATGCCCACCCGAAAGCCCGACCCGAGACCGTCGAGACCCCGCCGGCAACGACAGGGATCGATTACCTGGCGTTGACCGCTGCCGCCCATCACGAGCAGCTGCGTGAGGATGAACGTATCGGCTATCACGCCCTCTACGGAACCGACTCCGACGACGACCAGGTCGCCGCTCAGCTCTCGATCACCGACCTCGCCCCCACCGAGGACGAGTTCGAGGACGGGGTGTCGGCGTGA
- a CDS encoding 2-oxo acid dehydrogenase subunit E2: protein MTTTEHAVDTVVRMPSLGESVDEGMVTRWLKAPGDHVEAEEPLLEVATDKVDTEIPSPCSGTLTQLLVDENEVVAVGAELATIAAVGAPESPVVPESPVVAPPPPSPPAPPPPLAEPVDSDTEKLPRIRRTIARRMVESLQVAAQLTTVLEVDLSAVARLRSEHKDEFCARTGVKLSYLPFFTKAAIEALPGHRMLNASLNADVTEVTYHREVHLGIAVDSPKGLMVPVIRDASQLSITQLARAIAELADKVRSGGITADELSGGTFTITNTGSRGALFDTPILNQPQTGILGTGAVVDRLVPIRDDGSLCIEVRPLAYLSISYDHRIVDGADAARYLSAVKSRLEAGFAAAELID, encoded by the coding sequence ATGACGACTACGGAACACGCCGTGGACACCGTCGTACGGATGCCCTCGCTCGGTGAGAGCGTAGACGAGGGCATGGTCACGCGCTGGCTCAAGGCGCCAGGTGACCATGTCGAGGCCGAGGAGCCGCTGCTCGAGGTGGCCACCGACAAGGTGGACACCGAGATCCCGTCGCCCTGCAGCGGGACGCTGACCCAGTTGCTCGTCGACGAGAACGAGGTGGTCGCGGTCGGCGCCGAACTCGCGACGATCGCCGCCGTCGGCGCCCCGGAATCTCCCGTCGTCCCGGAATCTCCCGTCGTCGCGCCCCCGCCACCGTCACCGCCCGCGCCGCCACCGCCGTTGGCCGAACCGGTCGACAGCGACACCGAGAAGCTGCCGCGCATCCGGCGCACCATCGCCAGGCGCATGGTGGAGTCGCTTCAGGTCGCGGCCCAGCTGACCACGGTGCTCGAGGTGGACCTGTCCGCGGTCGCCCGGTTGCGCTCGGAGCACAAGGACGAGTTCTGTGCGCGCACCGGGGTGAAGCTGTCATATCTGCCGTTCTTCACCAAGGCGGCGATCGAGGCCCTGCCCGGACATCGGATGCTCAACGCCTCGTTGAACGCCGATGTCACGGAGGTGACCTACCACCGCGAGGTCCATCTCGGCATCGCGGTGGACAGTCCAAAAGGCTTGATGGTGCCCGTGATCCGGGACGCCTCGCAGCTGTCGATCACCCAGCTGGCGCGCGCGATCGCCGAGCTGGCGGACAAGGTGCGCTCGGGCGGGATCACCGCCGACGAGCTCAGCGGCGGCACCTTCACGATCACCAACACGGGCAGCCGGGGTGCGTTGTTCGACACCCCCATCCTCAACCAGCCGCAGACCGGCATTCTGGGCACCGGGGCGGTGGTGGACCGCCTGGTCCCGATTCGCGACGACGGGTCCCTGTGTATCGAGGTGCGGCCGCTCGCCTACCTGTCCATCTCCTACGACCACCGGATTGTGGACGGAGCAGACGCTGCGCGCTACCTGAGCGCGGTCAAGAGCCGCCTCGAAGCCGGTTTCGCCGCGGCCGAACTCATCGACTGA
- a CDS encoding transketolase-like TK C-terminal-containing protein, which produces MNATISHHLNCDATRIEALRDIEQRVLWLSTAMVHHANRIRPNTSGLKVGGHQASSASMVTIMTSLWFEQLRSGDRVSVKPHASPVLHSLNYLLGSLDEKYLTTLRKFGGLQSYPSRSKDPDPVDYSTGSVGIGATAPIWGAVARRFVETHCGAGGSGRQYSLVGDAELDEGAVWEAILDSETADLGEVVWIVDLNRQSLDRVVPNIAANRLEQMFAAAGWQVLTVKFGQLLESLFARPGGEALRARVVGMSNPEYQRLLRCTAAELRDRLPGEGPGSDEIAALIAELDDSTLTAAIRNLGGHDINALTDAYRLIDDTRPTVILAYTVKGYGLPTEGHPQNHSALLSVEEFDALAGRLGMDPQQPWQRFAPDSAAGLLCAETAARLQRAPVEHVPPPPVPLDIGRTPKGTATTQAALGRALLDLTREAPEAAKRVVTVSPDVSSTTNLGGWVNKVGVWSSSERRNWFADDAETIMHWNERPTGQHMELGIAETNLVGLLGELGATWSRWGKPLFPIGVLYDPFVERALEPWSFGIYAGGQSILIGTPSGVTLAAEGGAHQSIKTPSIGIEQPGCISYEPAFAVDVEWTLLASIARLGRPDGTSAYLRLSTRPVDQTLAEVPADPAARERRRRQVVAGGYPLRRSENARVTIATMGAVTVEALAAADRLEQAGLPTDVVCVTSPGLLFEAMQARQGLSEGDTWILDQLFPADRATPLVTVLDGHPHTLAFLANIQQVRATALGVSKFGQAGSLEEVYRYHGLDTDSIVRAALDVTS; this is translated from the coding sequence ATGAACGCCACCATTTCGCACCATTTGAACTGCGATGCCACCCGGATCGAGGCTCTCCGCGACATCGAGCAGCGGGTGCTGTGGCTGTCCACGGCGATGGTCCACCACGCGAACCGGATCCGACCGAACACGTCGGGGCTGAAGGTGGGCGGGCACCAGGCATCCAGTGCTTCGATGGTGACCATCATGACCTCGCTGTGGTTCGAGCAGTTGCGCTCCGGCGACCGGGTGTCGGTGAAGCCGCACGCCTCCCCGGTGCTCCACAGCCTGAACTACCTGCTGGGCAGCCTCGACGAGAAGTACCTGACCACGCTGCGGAAGTTCGGTGGGCTGCAGTCCTATCCGAGCCGGTCCAAGGACCCCGATCCGGTGGACTACTCGACCGGGTCCGTCGGGATCGGCGCCACGGCGCCCATCTGGGGTGCCGTGGCGCGCCGCTTCGTCGAAACACACTGCGGCGCAGGCGGTAGCGGCCGGCAGTACTCGCTGGTCGGTGATGCGGAACTCGACGAGGGGGCGGTCTGGGAGGCCATTCTCGACAGCGAGACCGCCGACCTCGGCGAAGTGGTGTGGATCGTCGACCTCAACCGCCAGTCGCTGGACCGGGTGGTGCCCAACATCGCCGCCAACCGGCTGGAGCAAATGTTCGCCGCCGCGGGCTGGCAGGTCCTCACCGTGAAGTTCGGGCAGCTGCTGGAATCGCTGTTCGCCCGCCCCGGTGGCGAGGCGCTGCGCGCCCGTGTCGTGGGCATGTCCAATCCCGAGTACCAGCGGCTGTTGCGTTGCACCGCCGCCGAGTTGCGCGACCGACTGCCGGGGGAGGGGCCCGGCAGCGACGAGATCGCCGCACTCATCGCGGAACTCGACGACTCCACGCTGACCGCGGCGATCCGCAACCTGGGCGGGCACGACATCAACGCCCTGACCGATGCCTACCGCCTGATCGACGACACCCGGCCGACGGTCATCCTCGCCTACACCGTCAAGGGCTACGGGCTTCCCACCGAAGGGCATCCGCAGAACCACTCGGCGCTGCTCAGCGTCGAGGAGTTCGATGCGCTGGCCGGACGTCTGGGCATGGACCCACAACAGCCGTGGCAGCGGTTCGCGCCGGACAGCGCCGCCGGTCTGCTGTGCGCGGAAACCGCGGCCCGGCTGCAGCGGGCCCCGGTCGAACATGTGCCGCCGCCTCCGGTTCCACTGGATATCGGTCGTACCCCGAAGGGCACCGCCACCACCCAGGCCGCTCTGGGCCGGGCGCTGCTCGATCTGACGCGCGAGGCGCCGGAAGCCGCCAAGCGTGTGGTGACCGTCAGTCCCGACGTCAGCTCCACGACGAACCTCGGGGGCTGGGTCAACAAGGTCGGCGTCTGGTCGTCCAGCGAGCGTCGGAACTGGTTCGCCGACGACGCCGAGACCATCATGCACTGGAACGAGCGCCCCACCGGCCAGCACATGGAACTCGGCATCGCCGAGACCAACCTGGTCGGGCTGCTGGGGGAATTGGGGGCGACGTGGAGCCGGTGGGGCAAACCGCTCTTCCCCATCGGGGTGCTCTACGATCCGTTCGTCGAACGCGCCTTGGAGCCATGGTCATTCGGGATCTACGCCGGCGGACAGTCCATCCTGATCGGCACCCCGTCCGGGGTCACCCTGGCCGCCGAGGGCGGAGCGCATCAGTCGATCAAGACCCCGTCGATCGGTATCGAACAGCCGGGTTGCATCAGTTACGAGCCCGCCTTCGCCGTCGACGTGGAGTGGACGCTGCTCGCCAGCATCGCACGGCTGGGCCGGCCCGACGGAACGTCTGCCTACCTGCGGCTGTCCACCCGCCCCGTCGACCAGACGTTGGCCGAGGTGCCCGCGGATCCGGCTGCACGCGAACGCCGCCGACGGCAGGTGGTCGCCGGTGGTTATCCGTTGCGCCGCAGCGAGAACGCCCGCGTCACCATCGCCACCATGGGTGCCGTCACCGTCGAGGCGCTCGCGGCGGCCGACCGGTTGGAACAGGCCGGTCTCCCCACGGACGTCGTCTGCGTCACCAGCCCCGGATTGCTCTTCGAAGCCATGCAGGCACGTCAGGGGCTAAGCGAAGGCGACACCTGGATTCTGGATCAACTGTTCCCCGCCGACCGGGCAACCCCACTGGTGACCGTGCTGGACGGGCACCCGCACACCCTGGCGTTCCTCGCCAACATCCAGCAGGTGCGCGCCACCGCGCTCGGGGTGTCGAAGTTCGGGCAGGCCGGTTCGCTGGAAGAGGTGTACCGCTATCACGGACTCGACACCGACAGCATCGTCCGCGCCGCACTCGACGTCACCAGTTGA
- a CDS encoding ExeA family protein — protein sequence MPFGRDLAPSMLHRHPGHSEAIARIGWCVDQCAIGVITGEVGAGKTVAIRAAATSLDPARHVIIYLANPTIGVRGMLTHIVATLGHTPAFHTARLAPQAADALAAEHAERGRNPVLVVDEAHLLDNHQLEAIRLLTNHDMDSGSPFAVVLVGQPTLRHRLRLGVLAALDQRIAVRYTLPGMTAADTADYIGHHTKIAGRSDALFADDAMTLIHNASRGHPRAVNNLALHALTAAFAAGHSIVGEKAARIAISETATD from the coding sequence ATGCCGTTCGGGCGGGATCTGGCGCCGTCGATGCTGCACCGCCACCCCGGCCACAGCGAAGCGATCGCCCGCATCGGCTGGTGTGTGGACCAATGCGCCATCGGCGTCATCACCGGCGAAGTCGGCGCTGGCAAAACCGTCGCGATCCGCGCGGCAGCCACCTCCTTGGATCCGGCGCGGCACGTAATCATCTACCTCGCCAACCCCACCATCGGGGTGCGCGGCATGCTCACCCACATCGTGGCCACCCTCGGGCACACCCCGGCGTTTCACACCGCCCGGCTGGCTCCCCAAGCCGCAGACGCCTTGGCCGCCGAGCACGCTGAACGTGGCCGCAACCCCGTGTTAGTCGTCGATGAAGCCCACCTGCTCGACAACCATCAACTCGAAGCGATCCGGCTGCTGACCAACCACGACATGGACAGTGGTTCACCGTTCGCCGTGGTCCTGGTCGGGCAACCCACCCTGCGGCACCGACTGCGTCTGGGTGTTCTGGCCGCGTTGGATCAGCGCATCGCCGTGCGCTACACCCTGCCCGGCATGACAGCGGCCGACACCGCCGACTACATCGGGCATCACACCAAGATCGCCGGCCGCTCCGATGCGCTGTTCGCCGACGACGCGATGACCCTGATCCACAACGCCTCCCGTGGACATCCGCGTGCGGTCAACAATCTCGCCCTGCACGCGCTCACGGCCGCGTTCGCCGCCGGGCACTCCATCGTCGGGGAGAAAGCCGCCCGCATCGCCATCAGCGAAACAGCAACCGACTGA
- a CDS encoding phosphatase PAP2 family protein has product MSAIDERPVADDEGAAAARFRQNRLTLLRRVAVAVWALVVVYRTITDGFAFNRELLLLYIATGLLAASIGQGRRMLYVIRDWLPFALVLVVYDLSRGAADLIGRPTLWHWQADADRWLFFGVMPTVWLQERLKQPQPPWWEVVISTTYMSFFILPYAIAGVLWLRNRDEWKRFAQLFVGLSFAALIIYALLPAAPPWAAARCTAADIASGPSNPRCMFASARDVPDGGILGAMSTSQPGAHEWVERISTRGWAKLNLDTARALVDQGQASVNLVAAIPSLHAGLSLAIAMFLWHRVSRRWRPLLAAYVLTMAFTLVYAAEHYVVDLLLGWLLALIAMVALNRVSPRGAPTDP; this is encoded by the coding sequence TTGTCAGCGATCGACGAACGACCCGTCGCGGACGACGAGGGCGCGGCCGCCGCGCGGTTTCGCCAGAATCGCCTGACGTTGCTGCGCAGGGTGGCGGTGGCGGTCTGGGCCCTGGTGGTGGTGTACCGCACGATCACCGACGGTTTCGCGTTCAATCGCGAGCTCCTGCTGCTCTACATCGCGACCGGCCTGCTGGCCGCCAGCATCGGGCAGGGCCGCCGGATGTTGTACGTGATCCGGGATTGGCTGCCGTTCGCGCTGGTGCTGGTGGTCTACGACCTGTCCCGCGGGGCGGCGGACCTGATCGGACGCCCCACCCTGTGGCATTGGCAGGCCGACGCCGACCGCTGGCTGTTCTTCGGGGTGATGCCGACGGTCTGGCTGCAGGAGCGCCTCAAGCAACCGCAGCCGCCGTGGTGGGAGGTGGTCATCAGCACCACCTACATGTCGTTCTTCATCCTGCCCTACGCGATCGCCGGGGTGCTGTGGCTGCGCAACCGCGACGAGTGGAAGCGCTTCGCGCAGTTGTTCGTCGGGCTGTCCTTCGCGGCGTTGATCATCTACGCGCTGTTGCCCGCGGCTCCGCCGTGGGCCGCGGCGCGCTGCACGGCCGCCGACATCGCGTCCGGGCCGTCGAACCCGCGGTGCATGTTCGCCTCGGCCCGCGACGTGCCCGACGGCGGGATCCTGGGCGCGATGAGCACCAGCCAACCCGGCGCGCATGAGTGGGTGGAACGGATCTCGACGCGGGGGTGGGCCAAGCTCAACCTCGACACCGCGCGGGCATTGGTCGACCAGGGGCAGGCGAGCGTGAACCTGGTGGCCGCCATCCCGTCGTTGCACGCGGGGTTGAGCCTGGCGATCGCCATGTTCCTGTGGCACCGGGTGAGCCGACGGTGGCGTCCGTTGCTGGCGGCCTACGTGCTGACGATGGCCTTCACGTTGGTGTACGCGGCCGAGCATTACGTGGTCGACCTGCTGCTGGGCTGGCTGTTGGCGTTGATCGCGATGGTGGCGCTGAACCGGGTGAGTCCGCGCGGCGCGCCCACCGACCCATAG
- a CDS encoding Lrp/AsnC family transcriptional regulator: MTTTQYLVDDIDLRLLRALAADPRATVVGLAEATGLARNTVHARLARLERGGVLKSFDRRIDPASLGFPLAAYILIAVTQRKLDAIAEALDEVPEVVEVYGLSGVTDLLVHIVARDADDLYRIAGVILDIDGVEKTTTGLVMRRMVEYRLAPLLNSPPPD; this comes from the coding sequence ATGACCACCACGCAATACCTCGTCGACGACATCGATCTGCGGCTGCTGCGCGCGCTGGCGGCAGATCCGCGGGCCACCGTGGTCGGTTTGGCCGAAGCGACCGGCCTGGCCCGCAACACCGTGCACGCGCGATTGGCCAGACTGGAAAGGGGCGGCGTCCTGAAGTCGTTCGACCGACGCATCGACCCCGCGAGCCTGGGCTTTCCGCTGGCCGCCTACATCTTGATCGCGGTTACCCAACGCAAACTGGACGCGATCGCCGAGGCGCTCGACGAAGTGCCGGAGGTGGTCGAGGTCTACGGCCTCAGCGGTGTCACCGACCTGCTGGTCCACATCGTCGCGCGCGACGCCGACGACCTTTACCGCATCGCCGGGGTGATCCTGGACATCGACGGCGTCGAGAAGACCACCACCGGACTGGTGATGCGCCGCATGGTCGAGTATCGCCTTGCGCCCCTGCTGAATTCGCCACCGCCGGACTGA